The Canis lupus dingo isolate Sandy chromosome 29, ASM325472v2, whole genome shotgun sequence nucleotide sequence agagagagagaggcagagacacaggcagaggagaagcaggctccctacaaggagcccgatggggacttgatcccgggacctaggatcaggccctgggatgaaggcaggcgctaaacctttGGCTGAGAAAAATATGGGTAGTTAAAATCAATTCACATTCCTTTTCCCTTTCATAGATTGGCTACACTTACGACGCAGTGGAGGCTCCATTAACCTCTGTCACTAAAGGTGATATGAAGCAGAGCTTTTTTTGGTCCCACATTGGACACGTATGAGATAAAAACTTCTGtggtttaaaaacatttaagatacggggcgcctaggtggctcagttggtgaagcttttgccttcagctcaggtcatgatcccagggtcctgggactgagtcctgggatcaagccctgcattgggctgcctgcctgtcggggggtctgcttctccctgtccctctgctcctcctttacCTTcgtgctctaataaataaataaaaccataaaaaaaaaaaagaagaccaaaaaacCACGTCAGGCTTTAGGATTGCTCATTATAGCCTATTCTGATACAAGTCGTTCGTTGGTAAAGGCAAAATGAGGTTCTGAGCCATAGAAAGACCAGTTGAGATGGTTCCAGGCTTTGTCTTTTAGCTGAACCTTGTTTCCTGTGTATTGATCCCACCCATTAGAGAACTCCACGAAGGCACGTATCTATGCCACACTCAACACTGCCCTTTAGGAACTCCGATGTCTGTTGGGCACATGAATAAAACCTAACAGGGAGGCCAATATACTTGGCCCTGATCCAGGACAAATTTAGTTTCTCATGAGGCTTCTGGATATAGAACACACCACAGGACCCTGGTGCACAAGAGTACCCCCAAAGTTAGTGTTTCaaaaccccccctttttttttttaaaagattttatttatttattcatgagagacacacacacacagagaagcagagacccaggcagagggagaagcaggctccaggcagggagcccgacgcgggactcgatcctgggtctgcaggatcacaccccgggctgaaggtggcgctaaaccgctgagccgcttGGGCTGCCCTCAAAACCCTTTCTTAACCCAATTCTGAATTCAGCTGGATTGTGCTGCTGCACATTGTACCTGCTGAGGCTGAAACGTCTAAGGTGGCGTCCTCCCCCACACGTCTGGTGCTGCCTCGGCATGGGCGGAGCAGCTGAGGTTTGGCCGGGCGCCTCCTCTCCACCTCGTTTCTCCAACAGTCATGCAGCCTCCTTACGTGCTGGCTCCGGGTTCCCAGGACAAATGTTTCAAGAGGACAAGTCCCAGCGTGCAAGTCCTTCTCCAGCCTCTGCCTGATGATGTCTCATTGGCCCAGAGTCCGTGTGGAAGGAGACGAGGAGCACACATACCAGGGGGGTTCACTGGAAGCCACCAGTGTTAACTGTCCGCCCAAGCTTGTGATCCCCAGGCAGACGGCTGAAGCCACAGGCCTGGCTTCACAAGGAACAATCTGACCCAGGCGTTAAATTACTGGCCCGGGATCACGTGTCTAAATGATAGATGgggaaaagactgtcctttcatGCTGCAGATCTTTGCCTACTGGCAGGAAGTCAGAGGTTTGCTGTGGCCTTTTACCAGGTCTCCTTGCCCTTTACTTACCGTCACattactccccccacccccaccctttctccttccctggttCTCAGTAGCCGATTGTGGGCAAATGTGGGTATCTATGCTCAGGAAGGTGACAGCGCAGATCGTCCAAACTGGAATGTGTTTTATCGCATTATCTACGTGAATAGTAGCTATTAGGTGGATGTGATCTAGCATGTTCCAGAAGCTCGTAACACGTCACAGAAAATACAGAGGTCTTGTGATGAAACCACGTTGGAAGGCCTGCCAATGTCAAAGGGAAGCCTCTGTCCTCGTCCTCACCGGGACGGTGTGCCAGCCTATGGGGAAGTGTCTCCTTCCCTCGGCTTGCTGTGCTTTAAGTTCTGTCCTccccaagaaggaaggaaatgagagtcGAAGAAAAATTAAGTCACTCGAACTTGTGAGAAGGATCTGCCACAGGCGTCCCCACATTCATGGCGTCAAGAAATTGTTTCCAGCATTAATGGAGGCCTgaggcatttatttaaaaatatgtattattcactcatatatacattcattttaCATTATTACATCTTAACATTCATCAAAAACTAAAGAGTTTTTAAGAATTTCTCAAAGTCCTGTACTGAGGCTTTGGCAATCTCCTCACAGAATATTTCATCAGGTACAGACACAAATTTGTCCAGAGAGATGTAGTTAGGTTTTGTTGGATCATACTGTGCTCTTCCTAAATAGGTAAGAAACaaatgtctttctttgactttaaaCAACCTTGTATTAaacacctaaaaaagaaaaaaaaaagtttttaaaaacgaCATTGTGCACTGAAAGATGACCTATTAAACTATTTATTTGGCTGAAAATTTTGATTAGGCTAACAATGATAAAGTGGTGACACATGCTCGGTAACTACGATAAATGCCACAGGCCTTAAACCATATAGCTTCTGCTAAAAAAATGATGATTCAAAAGGGATTCAAAACAAACAGGACAATTATAGAGTAATTAAGGGCTATACTGTAGGCAAAGAACATTGGGTAATCCAGATGGAGGAGATGTTAAAACCGCAAATCCTCCGGCCCTGCCCCCAAAATACTTAACAGCAACTCTTTGTGGGGCCCACCGGttcccccaggtgattctgatgactGCCAAGTTTGAGAACCCAAGTTGGAGATCAAGGTCTATTGGCACCAAAAAGCTTCACGATCTGTGGAGCTTCCTTACTTTTATGAAATTCCTGCTGCTCCCGCTCTCTGCTTAGTGTTGGAATGAAGGAACCCAGCCTCTGGGGAGCAACTGGGGAAAGCAGTCCTGCCGGTCTTGGGGTTAAAACTCAAGGAGTAGCATGAGCGGCAGCAACTTTAGAAAGGAGCCAGAAACAGGCCAACGAGAACTTGTTTTTTACAAGAGAAAATTGGCTTCATACCACGAAGTTTCTAAAGCACCAGCCAAAGATTTCAAGTCCACCAGTTCCCTCACAGTCCTGTCAGTTAATgtgtatcttccttttttttttttttttttaatgttagccaGACCCCAGACCCCTACAAGTCTGAGAATCTCAATAAGGAAGTCCCAGTTCTGTAACTGGACTTCCCAGAAGCAAGGGTTTGAGGTGCCCAAAAGtctgtgttttttaaacaaattattttgatgCATCCGGTCAAGTTCATAGTTTCTGTCCACCTCTGCGACCCCCactcgttctttttttttttttaaagattttatttacttattcatgagagagagagaggcagagacacaggcagagggagaagcaggctccaggcagggagcccaacgcaggactcgatcccgggtctccaggatcatgtcccaagcTGAAGGCTCCCCTAAACTGCCGAGCCCCCTAaggtcccctccccccccaactcGTTCTACTGACAACTCAAACGCCAGGTCTTAGATGGTAGCGCACCCTAGTTAAGAGCATGTTTTTATACCTAACTGCCAGAGTTCTAATCTTGGCTCGGCCCCGTTACCCGGGTAACCTTTGGACGGTCCTTTCATGCTTACATTGTCACCTGTGAAATAGGGCTAACAACAGCACCTATCTCAGATGGTGGCTGTGAGGATTACATGAATGAATACAAGTAAAGCAGTGAAGACAgctggcacacagtgagcactCAGTAGCTCTCATTATTTCTATGATTTTCCTACCTCTTCTAAATTAACAGTTCTATATAAGGTACCTGGTTAAGACTCTAACACTGTGTAAGTCAATTACATGTTAGGAACTTGTCTTCCACACGAGATTACAGATTCTACAAGAATACAGATCATGtctgattgatttttgtatccccAAATCcggttattaattattattaattacctAACAGCCCAGGGGAAAACTAATCGTTTTTGCGTTTTACTTGAAGACCACTTACTTTATGATTGTTCCAATAAGCCAAGTTTGTAGCActgcatttttaataatgaatacatatacagttaatgaaacaaaaattctctATTAAGGGCTCATTCGTAGCGAAGTATGATAGGTAAATAAACATTGCTGTTTGTGAAGGAATTATACCAAATGCAATCTAGTTTTGAGTTCTATGAAAGTCCTATTTCCTCCGCCTATTTTTATATCAAGAACACGTGTAGCAAACAGAGTAGGGAGGTCACTTTAATGAATTTCAACCTTCATTTATCCAGTGAATACAGAGGGTCTAGTCACATGGCAAAAAGGAAAGGATGACTTTGATTTAATTCAGTCATTCATtggttcagcaaatatttatccagTGCCTACTAAAAGTCCTGGTGTAGTTCCAGACGCTGGAAATCCGGCAGTGTATAAATCAGACAGGATCTCTGCCCTCGGAGAGTTAACATTCTTGTGAACAAGCAGACAATGTCACTTGCTAAAGAACAGGGACGTCTGACTAgcttggaaaatataaaaatggcttTGGCACAACGGTAAACTACAACTGTTTTATACTTCGGTAGGAGATGATTAAAATATGGCTTATTAACTAAtggatctatttatttatttacaaaggtttatttatttatttgaggggggggagagggagagaaagagatcgCGCACGCATATGCGCGCACACACCCTCGacggggggcagggagaaggagagaatcccaagtaggctctccactgaccgcagagcccaacgtggggctcgattccagaatTCATGAGAtgatggcctgagctgaaactaaaagTGGgacactttaaccaactgagccacccaggtgcccctaactgaCGGATTAAGATAGACTGAATAAAAAGTACACGTAGAACTGAAAGGACCCTTCAGGGAAGTGATCTTATTCCcaatttaaatgggaaaaaacacACTTGGGAATGTGTTAGATtccaagaggcaaaaaaaaaaaaaaaaaaaaaaaagattccaaaagGCAGGATGAGCAGTAGGTAACAACTCTAGGGAAACAGATTCGTCCCTATGTCTCCTCCGGAGATGGACATGTGTGCCTAGAAGTTGTATACTTTTCACAAGTGTTCCCTCAACTCCATGTGCTAGGTATGTTGTTGATTTACAAGATGGGCAATAGAAATATGACCTTACTACCAGTGTCAATCTCAGAACCAGTATTGGTCTAATTCCTTCCCAAACAGCAAATAATTTTTGCAGAACACCCAGAGAACAGTTCTGGGTGAAGGGCGATGACAGCTCTGAGAGGGCTGTGTGCTCCTTACCTGGGGGAACCTGACAATGAGGTGGTGGGGAATGTTCATCACATTGTGCACGTAGTCGAAAGTCTCagtaagtttccttttatttgcaGTTAACATCTTGGGGACTCTGGTGATCATATGTTGAATTTCATTATGTTTAAAACCTAGTTCAAGACGATAAACCTAAAAGAAAGTAGAGTTGCTTGCATCAGGAATGGAAACAGTCATCTTGGTAATATGCCAGAGGACAcactgatttctttaaaatttgaaacgAGGACACCAGAATCTGGGGACAGCTGTGCCAGGGTCCGTGGCTTCCTGCTCCTGGGGTAACCTGAATTTCAAGCCCCTCTCCTGAGAGGAACTGCTCACAGCCTGGGGATTATCACCAAGATCACCAACAGGAGCGGTCGTCAGGATGAGACACAAGGATGGTGGATGTGGAAAGCCTGGTCAGGCTGGCTGTAACAGGCCCTCCACCACAGACCAGCTGTTAAgatttcaaagtgtttttttgAGTCTCCACTCCCAATCACACTCATTTACATGTTATCTGGAGAAACTACATGCCAAAATGTCACAGATGATAAAACTAACTACCCGAACGTGTGTTAGGTCCTCCGCTCCCCGAGCAACCCGCTGCTCTTACTACTCTGCATGCGCTGCCCCTACTGGGTCCTAAGCCccatgagagcagggactgtCACCCCAGCACAGCACATGGGCAGCTGCTCAATAATATTTCAACAATTGGACATGGAACActgtaggtttttaaattttaaatactccTACAGCTTTGTATACTAACTACTCCGCGGCCTTGTTGTCTTGGAGCGTCTGGTATATCCTGTGACAGAGTCAGAGCTGCCAGTGGGCAGTCTGAGGAGAGCAACATGCTGCCACTGGTCTCTTCACCAATGTCTTTTGGATCCAGCCTCCAAGACTCCTCTCCCGCCGAGGTGACATAAACCTGGGGTCTCAGACTGGGCAACAGGCGCGGTTTCCCGGTATCACCCGGCCCCCTAATGCACTGCTCTGGGATTACTGGTATCAGCGTCTGCAAGGTGATTCACGCCTGTGACACCTGGGAAATGTGAATGTATTATTAACTAAAACTGCCTGCTAGGTATTTATTGTATCATTTCTTTGTCCATCTTtttagaaatgacttttttttttttttttaaggaatgacTTCTTTCACAATCTAGTTTTAAGATGACAGAGCGAATTCCATCCTCCTCTTAAGCACGTAGAGAAAGAAGCTGATTTCTGAAAAGCTTAAAGTCGACCTaccttcatgttttctttcacGGGCTCCAGGCTTCCAGTTAGTAGCCTTGGGAGACGAACCACCAGATCTCTAGTCTACAGTTATAAAACAATCCGTTATTACTATACATGCACATCCAACTAGTTCGGGAAAACAAGGCATTGCTAGGGACACAAAacgaaaatttaaaatatgagccAATCAGAAAAAATGCTAGGAACCCGGAAAATACATAAACTTAATactgtttgagaaaaaaaacaaatactggaaataaaatttaaggcaCCAAGTTGatggaatattataaaatgatacagCTATATATTTAACCAGTAGAGTAATTCATTCTTGTACAAAAATACCTGGCATTTATATGTGCCAGGCATCTGTGAGAAACGTGAGATTTAAGTTACTAAATGTAGCTCACATGGAAATAgacaaattctcttttctttaccttcttcACGCTGAGTTCAAGTTCTTTCTGAAAAAATCCCAATCTGTTATCCAATCTTTCCACTGAAAAACTCAGCAAAAACGGCGCATTTCTGACCATCTGTGCAATCTGTGCCTTACTGAAATTTTTTGATTGTAGATAAGCcactctagagaaaaaaaaaaaatacacagtacCTATAATTAACATTTACTAATGTCATGCTACTTTCCACAGTAACAAACAAGAGATAAAAAACATTCCATGATAATGGCTCAAATATGGTTAAAGCAAAACAAGCACCCATCCAATTCTAGAATGGTTTCCCATTTATACTTGGAAACCAAATAATTTTCTAATCTCATAGATTCTCTTTTTAGTTAATCTGACTTAttacttggtaaaaaaaaaattaaatagcttctatttaagaattttttttgctAAGAACAGAAAATCCATAAATTAAATTAAGAGATTCCAAAGACCCTCAAGCATGGTGGAAATTGAAAGAGGAAATTTTTTAGTTTAGCAAATTTACTGAGGAtgtattttcaaaagtaatttttactgtgagatcccacctcacaccagtgagaatggggaaaatcaacaagacaggaaaccacaactgttggagaggatgtggagaaaggggaaccctcttgcactgttggtgggaacgtgacctggtgcagccactctggaaaactgtgtggaggttcctcaaagagttaaaaacagagctgccctatgacccagccattgcactgctggggatttaccccaaagatacagatgcagtgaaacgccgggacacctgcaccccgatgtttctagcagcagtgtccacaatagccaaactgtggaaggagcctcggtgtccatcgacagatgatggataaagaagatgtggtttatgtagacaatgggatattcctcagccgttagaaacgacaaatacccaccatttgcttcgacgtggatggacctggagcgtatgatgctgagtgaagtgagtcagtcggagaaggacaatcatcatacggtttcactcatacggggaatataagaaatagtgaaaggaattaaaagggaaaggagagaaaatgagtgggaagtatcagagagggtgatggaatgtgagagactcttaactctgggaaatgaacaagggggagtggaaagggaggtggggggaatggggtgactgggtgacaggcactgaggggggcagtggatgggatgagcactgggtgttatactatatgttggcaaatcgaaatccaataaaaaagtacaaaaaaaaaatttcctgtgaTTTCCATTGCATTTTGTTAACAGCTAAGAAATTTCCTAAGTTTCTGGGAACCAAAATAAGGTAGTAAAATAAAGAAGGTTTGACTATGAAATAACATTACTGATTCTTAAAAGCTGTTTATAAATATAGTAAAAGGCATAAACATATTAAATGTTTACAGCATACCAGAACGTTATCTTGCTTAATTCtcaccagaaaaaaacaaaatgcctatGATACTTCTATACTGTATACCATCAGAGCTAATGTTTTATAAGTGACTCCTATTCCTTTAAGGGACTCAGACGACAcgagagaaaaaaactgataaatttaactatataaaaatttaaaatgcaaggGAATCCCCCTAACTATTGACAAAATCAAAGTGGCAAGTATTAAAACATGTCACAGAGAAATAactaattttgttaaaatatagaagaatgcttacaaaagaaaaatacttcattttaaaatggcagAGGATATATGTGATTTATAGAAGAGGCGATGTAAATAGAAATTCAACATAGGAAAAGATCCTCCACACATTTCTGAAACAACAGCGAGGCATggttttaatctataaaatgaactGAAACCGTGAAGTTTGATGACCCTGTATTAGTGAGGGTAAGAGGGAAACTGGCACTTCCGTATGACAGTGGGAGTCTAAAGTGGAAAACCACCCTACCAAGGACAAAATGTACATACCTTTTCACCTAGCAAttgcatttctagaaacatatagcAATTATGTTCCAGGCAGTCAGCAGCAGCAGAGCTGGTTATGTCAGACCGAGTCTCCTAGAATCACTCCTCCTCTCCCCTGTAACAGTTTGTCTATATTATACCAGAATGTAAGTCCCATGAAGAGAGACGCGTGTATATCTTTTGTGGCTCAAGTCTAACTTAGTGCCTTGTGTATATAGGAGCTCAACTTGTTCAATGTTAGGGAACCTTTTCCTAACTTAGAGACAAGGCATTGGACTCTGATGGTTCAAGGAACTGCACAGTTCTCTGAAATGCAGTGAGGCTCACCATCAGTGGGAGGATAACCTGGGGGTGAAGACCAGAGGCAGCCAGTAAGGAGACTTACAGCAATCTTCATGTGAAATGGGAACCCGAGGTGATCTTCACAGTGAAGATTAAGAGAAATGAGTTAACTGATTtaagagataaaaacagaattGGTAGGTGATATATTAACGTGGAGAGTAAGCGAAGAGGAGCcgaggtgcctgtgtggctcagttgcttaagggtctgccttccactcaggtcatgatctcaaggtcctgggatcaagacccccGTTAGGCTTCctgctccctttgcccttccccctgcttgtgcatgctatctctctctcaaataactaaaatattttttaaaaagtaagataaagAAGAGAAGCCAAAGTTAATAGCAATATTTCTGACTTGGGCAACAAGATGAGCAGTGATCCTACTCAGTAAATCTGGGAATACAGGGAAGAACTGACTTAGGTGAGAAGTAGGAAGGATGATCACTTCAAAAGGTGAACTTAGGGACGGTCCCAAAGCCTAGCAGGACTGCTATCTCACAGATCAATGCTATCTCATCTCCCTGTATCGATTCTCACAGATCTAATCAATTCTTTAAATGCTGAATGAATATAAAGAGGTTTATGGAAGTGCtttgtaaagaggaaaaaaagaaaccaccaaaaTAGCCAACTTACGGAAGTGAGTAAGCAAATTATACAACAATGTGCCAAGAGGATGTCAAAGGTTgcccagaaaattaaaacaatccaCAAAAGTTCAGACTTTCATAACTCTAAGTGCACTCTCAGCCATTTAGCCATTTGTTAATggcttaaagattttttttttattctggtttCTGAATAGAAACAGTTAAGTATTGACTCAGCAATAAATTGAACACATAAAAATGAGAAGTTGAACAAAAGAACTATTTTAGATACTTAACCTTGATCAAAGAAAGTCcgtaacaaaaaaattaacattcatgTTCATTATCAGCTGATCATTAGGCAGCTGAGTCTTAAAAATAACTTACAGACACATTTCCTTCATAACCACTTCTTGGGTTATGCAAAAATCATTGTAAAAGCCCCACCTGGTCTTAAGATTTTCAAGGTCTTCAGAGAAAATAGCGTAGTTTTTAGTCAGGTATGGTCCCAGCTGGTTATCTTCTATAcccaaatctttaagaaacatgAGTATTTGCTTAATGTCTTTTTCAAAATCCAGTCTCAGAAGGAGGTTGGCTGCTTCTGGATGTTTTTCTATCTTTGAG carries:
- the MTERF3 gene encoding transcription termination factor 3, mitochondrial, yielding MALSARQIPRWFNSVKLSSFVTAMQLGKRFPRAGKTLLHGVSAQPQMSSGNCFLQWGFKAYRTSSLRNSSQSANPSRQEIGSAQSTLLPSVNEQTPKTQKIPSLDSELPLEALDDLPSLAPLQPVSEEEAIQIIADPPLPPDTFTLRDYVDHSETLQKLVHLGVDLSKIEKHPEAANLLLRLDFEKDIKQILMFLKDLGIEDNQLGPYLTKNYAIFSEDLENLKTRVAYLQSKNFSKAQIAQMVRNAPFLLSFSVERLDNRLGFFQKELELSVKKTRDLVVRLPRLLTGSLEPVKENMKVYRLELGFKHNEIQHMITRVPKMLTANKRKLTETFDYVHNVMNIPHHLIVRFPQVFNTRLFKVKERHLFLTYLGRAQYDPTKPNYISLDKFVSVPDEIFCEEIAKASVQDFEKFLKTL